ACTGTAGGATTACTCTGCCTTGACAGTCCTCAAATGCTGGTTTCAGAATGGAGGCTTCTGAAAGCCTTATTCCTATGAGTGAGTCCCTGCGTCTTTGTTATCTTTCTCGCCAGCACAGCCATGGGACTTGTGTCAGATTCTCTCCCGGGATAAGCATAGTCATTAGTGTTTGGTGTGAACTGTCACACTGGTGAACTTGCTCTGTGTTTCATGCAGGACCGTGGCTGTGCAGATGGCAGGCTGTAATTGTTGCAGACTGCCATTGTCCAGGTGGCAGCTCTCCTCATGCAGAGTTCAGCCAGTGTGTAGTTGGTAGTGGCAGTGAGGGGTACTGTTCTTTCCCTGAAGTGCTGTTAAAGTccatttggagaaagaaaaaaaataaatcagaattaaaaaaatgttgacaaagcaaaaaccccaaccaatacAACCTTAGATCATGCTTTGTTGTTAGGGTGTAGGGTGTAATGTTTGCTGTTGTGTAGGAAACTATGAGACTCGCTGGAACGCTGTTTTGCCTGGTTTTCTTCTGTAACCCAGAGGACCTTTTTCACTGCTGTTGACATGGGGCTTTCTTAGTCATGGCTGTTGGCTAGCTCAGGTCTGGGAATTCAGGCATCACATTTTCCAAGATGGGAAAAAATACTTGATGGGGAGATTATAGTTTCAAGTCCCGGTGCACATTTGTGATGTAACAGAAAGAGTGGCGACTGAAAAGTAAGCCGATTAGGTCTCTCAGCTTTGCCGCAAACACTGATGTTTTTGTGTTGACCTATTCCTTTGGTACTCTGTcaggataaaaatatttctttaaccTATGGTCTCTAATTTATGAAATCACAGGATTTCCTGCTTGTCTATAATTCCGGTCCatgtctgttttttaaagctcCTTCGTACTGCAATAAGGAAACAAGTTGTAACAAATTTATGCTAGATCAGTACTCCATTCGTGAAATTATTACCAGCTCCTTTGGTCTTTGCCACCCTTGGAATTGCAGCGGCAgaaagaaagtgtatttttactGAGCGGTCACTCCAGGTCACAGTGTAGAATATTTGCATAGGCTGCAGATGCGATACATATGGCTGAGCTGCACCAGCCGAAGCACAGGGCTGGTTTTGTTGCCTCAGGagttgctgctgcctctgctgctgcctgcttgtTCTAGTGGCACTCAGAGCACAAAGCCCTGGCATACGAATGGTGGCATGTCTCTGACCAGAGGAAAGAGAATTTTCTGCTACTGGAACATGCTTATTGAATTACTGTTCTCTGTGAAGAGGTGTGGAAAGTACCATGTCAGGTTGTAGAGTAACATTAACTATGGAAATTCAGTTCAAAGCAGCTttgaatataaaaagaaagaaaaaaaaaaacccttttaaaccAAGCCATCCTTTAATTTTATGCTTGTGTTATGTGCTTCAGGAAAACTACTACACaaatatttcagagatttttaaCATGCTGGAAATTTTTTATGCTCCCACCTATAAAACTGCTATCTTTTTTTCCAATCATAGAATTCAGAAGGTGCTCAGAAGGCATGAAACAGTTTTTCTATATGTAAAAGTATAGCAATATTGAATTATTATATTATTGGATAGTCTGGTGGTTAAAAGAAAGATCGCATTGCAACAAGAAACTTAGAGTCTTTCCTGGTAATTTTTCCCTCCCTGTGTGGACATAAGAtacatgattttaaaattgcattctgTTAGTATATAGGGAACTTAGATTACCATGATGTCAAGCGTGAAAATTTTGTGAAAGAGGTTAGGGTCATTACACATTTTAGGGGATGTAGAGGGAATGTCCTTTACACGATTCGCGAGTGtggctttgggggttttttagtctCACTTTCTGAGGAAATGAAGCTGATATATTTGCCAAGCCAGCCAGAGAGACTTCTCTCTTCCCATACCTTTTTACCACTTCGACAGTTTCAACTAAATTGTCAGGAAAACAAAGGCATTGTATGCAATTATTTTCCGATGAGTCTTGTGCACATAAGCTGCTGGGTAGAGGGGGAAATGCCTTCTTAATTGCTACAGTGAAGGGGAGTCTGCAGTGGGATATCGGTGCTTATTACACATCACAAATTCCTTGGAGGTGCGCATCCTGAGACCAGAAATCCCAAGCAGTCAGGATCATTGTGTTTGCTGCTCTCTGAACTACTGGTTTATTTACAATTGTGCATATTTGCTATGAGCTATTAGCAGGATGACATAATAGGGTGAAAGATTGGTAAAGAAGCCAAAAGTGAGCAATAGGTAAGTCTGCTACATGAGCTCATTCTGCCACGTGTGAGTTGCAAGAACATTATTTCTAACTGATGTCAGTGCTGAACCGACtcattggtcttttttttttttttcatgtaaaagggAGTTTAAAGCAGTGGAAATATTGTGTTCATGGATGTTGGGGAAACTTGGATGATACGATTATACTCATGTGATTGGCTGTGACATTGCTCATGTTCTTACTCTTGTCTTTATTCCAGTAATATGTCTGATGCTCTTGCAAATGCAGTATGTGAACGCTGCCAGACGCGATTTGACCCTGCAGAGAGGATTGTGAACAGCAATGGGGAGCTCTATCATGAAAACTGCTTTGTCTGTGCTCAGTGTTTTCGTCAGTTCCCAGATGGACTTTTTTATGAGGTGAGGTCTCATACTGTGTGTAAGAGAAGAGAAATAGCTCCATTGAAATGCAAGGAATTAGGTGAAAATTCTGGCAGAAGTATGAATTTCCATctcttttgcatatttaatttcttatcCCTAAatctttgttgctgttttttttgatgggcttttttttcctcctcacatgCTCCTTCCTATACATCAGTAACAACAAAAACTGTGTGCTTGCTCTTTGGGTAAGAggcatttcaaaaagaaaatagaaaacatgtCTTAATGTTTCATTAGATGGAAGtgaatttttgtctttatttttagacattttcTACCAAACTTTTCCAATTGGGCAACTGAAATTGGTGAACCCATTTAAAATGGAGGTTTAAACATTTTTACAGAACATGTGCAAGCACATATTTTGAATAACACATTATTTTAAACATGCTGCATTCTTGATTTGCTCTGAGTTTTAACCTTATGTAGGAGGAGTAGTTCTGAATTACATGAGtaaaaaaaaactaaagcaaaaatgaaattaaagccaACTATAGGAAAAGGGCTTTGGACACTTCAAGACGTTTACTGTCTTGTAGCAGTATTGCTATTAATTTAACCTTTTGCTATGCAAATTCACCATGAGGCTGAAGCCCtacctttctttaagaaaaatcctTAGCAGTTTAAAAACATGTGAGGGGCGGCTGGAACTGGGAAACTTGACTGACCTTGACTAATAGGTTATTTCAATGGAAAATCATGCTGAACTATCACAATGTAAAAGTAGTTCAGTTATTTATGAGGGCTTCCCTCTCCTTTTGTTTGCAGTTTGAAGGTCGGAAGTACTGTGAGCATGACTTCCAGATGCTGTTTGCTCCTTGCTGCGGGGAATGTGGTAAGACATGGGGCACAGCAACACTGTGGGGTAACAGCTCCAGGGCTGTGCAAACCTCCCACCATTGCAGTGAcagccagccctgggctgggattGTTGAGATCATATTAAGGAGACGGAGCTCTGGAGGGAGACAAAGCATGATACCAGCAGTGATTTGGAGTATCCTGGTTTTGGGAGTAATTGTGGTTTTTTCAATTTAGACTGTAATAATTCTTATGGAATTAAAGTGGAAGGATTACGAAAGGTAGTAGACTTTTAATAAGACTGTTTTCTGCATGCATCTTAAGGTTTTGCATTCCTTTTGCAGGTGAGTTCATTATTGGGCGTGTTATCAAGGCAATGAACAACAACTGGCACCCAGAATGTTTCCGCTGTGAGCTCTGTGATGTGGCACTTGCTGACCTGGGTTTTGTGAAGAATGCTGGCAGGTAAGACAGAGCAGGAGCTCTGAAAGTTTTATCAGTTTGTTATTGATACAGTAGTGAGATGGTGAGAGTGGTCAGTTATTTGTGCAGGTAATGGTTGAAAAGGTACAGAAGAAGCTTTAATGAATAGCCTGTTAGGAGATGGGAAATGGAATGAAGAACAGTGTTCATCCAATGAAACTTGTAGAAAACAGAAACTCAAATATGAGTAGCTAGTGGATGcgttctggaaaagaaaaggatttggggcAAAAGGCTGAATAGCAAGTGAGAAAACGGGATTGTGTTATCAAGTAAGCTGCTGAGCAGGAAATCAAGATATAGCAAAGGGCCAAGAGAACAACAAAAGGATTACAGCAAAGCTTATTCAGCATGTGATTCCTCTGGTCTTTGGAAATCAttttatatacagaaatataaaaatgagtCCTAAAGGTTGATTAATGCATTTAATTAggaagtaagaaataaaaacataaaagggAACTTGTACAAAAGCATACCATGATAAGAAAATAGAACAATCCAGCAGTTAGCAGTGTTGTACAATTCATAGTTAATTTCAGGCTTTCATATTGTTTTGAGCAAAGCCTAGTAGTTTCCTAGAGTTTATATTGTAACTAACTAAATGttgaagaagggaaggaaaggttaTATACTTGTACCCCGTCCAGCAGGGAGTCCTCTCAACTCCCTCTTCCATTCTGCATGCAACTTCTGTGCCTTAGTTTTTGGAGCTGGGCATAGTTGATTTTCTTCTGACACCTAAGGTTGTTAGAAAGGGCTGTTGCAATAGCACCTGGGGTGTTTTGGGATAGCAGCCAGGATTGAAGCAGTTCAAGCAAGATAAAGTATGTTTGATTTCATAATTTGTGGGCCAAATCTAAAATGGTAAGGAGCTCGttcctgaaagcacagaaaagagaTATGTGTGTATCTGtacataaaaaatataattcaccTGTCACGTGATTTCCTATAATATTTATCTCCGTAGCATAGAAGCGGTCTTCTAGTAAATAGTATTGGAAACTCTTTTTCCCACCTCTCATTGTACCCGGTCTTCCCTAGTCTGCCTGTCATTTCCAGACATATTCCACTGGATGCAATTTGTATCGGTGAGGATAGTTAAGGTAATCCCTGCTTTATCTGTAGTGAAGGAACAGTCTTTCTAGATGAGTCACAAAAAACGATTGTAAAACACCTCAAAGATAGGAATCTCTTCTGGACAAAGTGGACTTCACTTCTTCATATgtttacttttcttcatttttgccATTTGGGTTCATATTTTTATGATTCAGTATGTGGTAAAGATGAATGCTGTACTCCTAAACAGGCCTTTTCCCTTCTTTAGTTTGAGGGTTATTGGGATATCTGATGTTTTGCAGGGAACTACATAAAAGAGGCAGTGTAGTAAATGTTGGCCAGCCTCTTGTCTGCAGCTTTGAGACAATGGCAGATAGAAAAGATAGTGTGAAGCCTAGTGCTCATCTCCAACTCTGAATACTGGGAGTAAGTAAAAAAGTTGTAAGTCCTGTCTTAATTCCAGTCCAGGTTGGGTGCATTGCagtattttggtctttttttcttgttaccatTTAGTACCAATTTTCTGTCTACGATGTGTAAACACTTTGAATTCAGAGTCTTCAACGTGACGTGTAATGTCTCTTCATGTGTGCTGTCTCTTCATCAGGCGGGTCTGTCGCAGGAGTGGACCTCTACTGCTGGCacaatataaaattttaaagtagGCTATATGCATTGTGCAGAGGAGGAGTCGTTGCTGAGTGCTTTGGGAAttaagttttgttgttgttttttgttgtttttttttttaaagaaaaaaagtctgtttaataGCCTCTTTGCTCCCTTCCTTATTCCTAAGTGTTCAGCCCTCAGTTTCACATCTTGGAAATCAGTGGAACTGTACTTCTGTTTGCAGTTTCAGTTGGACAAGAACGTGTGATCTCTGTTTTCAGAGGGGTTCTTGCTGATTGCAGTCCCATAAAACCAACAGAACTTCCCTCCTCTGGGTGAGTTGGACTCTGGGTGGACTGTCTCGCTGCATATTTGCGCTCCCAGCTGGCTTTGGTGGAATAGAGTGTTGCTGAAGTCAGAGCAGTGACAAGAGTCATGTTCACAGTTCAGATTTAGCGCTTAGTGAACTTTCGTTTGTCTTACCCTCATATGTTTGAGGCAACATTACAGTTGTCTTAGCACAAAACAGATTGCACAAAGCCTCACGGAATTTCTCAGCTACAAAGAAATACATGACTGGGTCAAAGGCACCATTTAGACTTGTGAGGCAGGAAGTGATGCGGTTACTGAGGGCTAGAAGACGCTGCGTTTCACAGGAAGTTTTGGTCCCGTTGTAATGGAGAATATAAATGTAGCGATTGACATGGTAAGGTACAAAGCAAATCAAAAAGATCATCAGGACCATGATGATCATTTTGATAGCTTTTTCCTTCAGGTGTTTCTCAACTCTGTTTCCACCCTTCAGGCTCTGGATGATTAATAAGTAGCAAGTCATTATAGTAACAAATGGGAAGGTGAATGCCACTGCTAAGGACACAAGGGCATGACGTGATGCCTTTTCTCTGTAGAGCTGCAGGCAGACGGTTGTGTTTTTCATCTTGACAGTCTGCACACTGAGCAGCAGAGGTGCCATTGCAACCCCAACTATAACCCATAGAAAGGCACATGCCAAATGGGCATAAAGGGACCTGCGGAGCTTGATGGACTTCACAGGGTGCACAATGGCTAGGAAACGGTCAACGCTGATGCACGTGAGGAAGTAGATACTGGCATACATGTTGAGGTAAAAAAGGAAGCCAGTGAGTCTGCATGGGATCTCACCAAATGGCCAGTGATTACCAGAAAGATGGTACACCAGCCGGGTGGGAAGTACCAGCACGAAGGACAGGTCAGCCACAGCAAGATGCATCAGGAAAACATTGGCAGGTGTGCCGGACTTTTGGTCCCGGACGAAGAGCCAAAGAGCCAGGGCATTGCCAACAAAAGCCAGGATGAAGTCCAGGAAGTAGAAAGTGGCAAAAAGGATGTTCTCGAGGTGTGTCTCTTTGCCACATTGCTCTGACGTTTCCAAAGAGAACTTTGATTGATTTGAGCAATTCAAGAGTAGGCTTGATGGATCTGCTGGGCCATTCATTTTTCACCACAGTTTTGcataaaaaacatgcaaaaacctGAAAGAATTGAGACAGTATATTACAAAAGAGCctggttttgtggaaaaaaaaacaaacaaccaccacacaaaaaaccacacatGGAAATCAGTGATATTTCCTGTTTGCTAATACTGACATTTGATACGACATGTCAGTCTGAGTTCAATCCCTTATATTAAAATTCTGAATACCACCTCCTTGCCTGGGCGTTCCAGACCATTAAATCATGTTGAAGGAACCACTATGAAGAGCCAGCTAGCTGATTATGGGCTTGTCTCCAACCTGTGCCGAGATCAGTTGAATAACAGAGCAGTGAAATACCTATGTCTCTGGTTAATGGAAGAGTGAAAGCGGGTTCTGTACGTCTATCTAGAAAGTATTTGCTATGTTTATTTTGGAAGCCTGACTGAGGACTGAAGAGCTCCCAATGAGCCAGGTTTTATGAGCACAGGTATCTGTTGTAAGGTGACCTGCCTTAGAATATCTGTCATGTTCCTAGAAGAGGTGGAAGACAGGTCAGGTattgcagttattaaaaaaaccacagagttCCTGAAAGTCTTTGAGAATTATTTTAGTCTGAAGTCCTGTATTTAAGGCAAGTTTCAATATAGGAGGCAACTCTTCAGATGGGTAGCAGCGTCTCGTTTGAACAGCAAAAAGCACTGAATTGACTCAGAAAAGATTATTAGTAATGCCTATGCTGTCGGTTACTTGTCAAAGTGTCATCCTTCCCTGCAGCTTTCTTGTTCTCCCAGTATAACTCACTCTCTTCCTCAATAATATTAAATTCATCTTTAAATACatccattttcctcttctgagATTAAAATTTTAAGATGGTTGCTGACATTGTTAGACAAAATTTTTAATCTTGAGCAGAAGCTATGCTATATGCTGAAATCGTACCTCCCTAGGCAGTTTATCCAAGGCGTTACGCAATGCATCCAGCTTCCCAACAGAGCTGATTATTCAGATGTCTAAAAATATTGGTGGCTAATCAAGAAGCTGAAATGGGATTAAAAACACACCAATATATTGGAAAATGTAAGCAAAATTACAAGGTAATTACCATCTTTTGTTTGGCTGCTGTCACTTTCAGGTGAACAGAAAGCTACAATAGCTAGAGATTAATATGCTGGACCAATTCTGTTTATTTCACAGTTGAAGACACAAAAGTCAGCAGAAGGGAGACTGAATGaaattcagaaactgaaatttctttGTACGGCCACAGAGGGGCCTTCTTACTCCATGCATTGCCTAGGTACCCTGCATGTTTATGGCACAAAAAAGACTAGGTTTGAGTGTATGTCCACTCACTGCCTACTGCCAGCTGCATGCTTCTCTGTAGTCCTGGAGATGGCAATAATTTGTTACCTTGGAATTAGTACAAGTGAATATGCAAGGAAGActatactgccttttttttccaagggacaTTTTATCTATAAAAATATACGTGAAATCTTGCTTTCATGTACAAAAGGAAGAATCGCTGATGCAGTTTTCCATGTGAATTGCCTGAGTTTGCAGAGGAGCCTGCAGTTTTTGTTTCTAGTGTTTATTTGTCCCTTGCAGAGTAAAACCTGCGAGTATTTTTGAACACAAGATTAGTTTAAGTTcagtttaaatatgtattttctctgTTGCGTACCCAAGGAGAAATATGATGAGACCATGCCTTTTTACTGGCTGTTAATGTACAATGGTACCTATCACCTGATGTTCTGGCTCTGCAGTCTTTTTTGTGTCAGACACGCTGTTTAAATATGCTTTTCCATCTGTGAAGAGGGTAATCAGGTGATCTTCATAAACACATATGTCAGTGGTCGGGTGGTCTTTTGGCTAAGCGTTATTCTCTACATGACTGCGACACCACTGAGAAAGCAGTAAACGCTGGCTTGGACCAGCTGAAAAGGCAGAAGCAAGGGTTGTCCAATGGAACAGACAGGGATGTCTCttgttttaatgatttaaaacagTTCAGGAAGTGAGGCAGTAAGTAGACTTTTTCACTGTCTACAAGCTAAATACTAGGGGTTTAGCAGCATGATACATTGAACTGATTCTGTTTGAGCTGATTTCCTAAGGAGGATCTTTGGGATTCAGATTCAGCTGAGTGTCAGTGCCAGACTTGGAATAGCCAAGACTTAAAAGTTGAGAGTTTTGTTGCAGCATGCAGCATTGCAGCGTTGAGTGTGCCATTGATTTCTACCTGGACCTGCTTTCACTGCAGAATACTGTGGGGTGGAGTAGAAAGGAGAATGTCAGAGCTATCTAGAAGCCCAGTATGTCAGTGTCAGAAAGGGAAAGGTTTAGAACTAATGATAAAATTGAAATAGATTCAGTCTTTTCAGATGAGTGCCTTCATAGGAGAGCTGCTGTTACccaatttactttttaaagcaaagcgAAGGGGGGGATTTTTCATTGCCTGGTAAGAAATCATAGAAAAGGGAAGTGAGTCTCTTTGCTTAGGTTTTAAATTAGAAGGGAATTTGCatcaagtttttaattttttttacaattcaaTGTGTTGACGTGAAAATTTTGGTGTAGCAATTGAGTAGGTTAGCAAAAAAGCTGACATGTCACTAGAATGAATCGTTGAGCTTATTTTTAGAACTGATACGTTTTCAACAAAATGCTTCAACTTTACAAAAGTAATAGTTCTTTGACAGTGTGTTCTGTAGACAGTGTGGAAAGccctttgctgttattttcagtTCCACTTCTATTTTGCCTGGTTTTCTTGTATCAattttaaacaaatgtatttcatttttatttttttctgtttggtttgttttgcttacaAAAAAGCACTCAAAGTCCTAGAAAGCTTGTTGTACTAGTCTATATGAATGCTAAGAGCAAACTAGAAACCTTCCAAGTGACCTAGAATGTGTAGTTTGTGCTAAGCTATAAGGTGCAAGAGGCTTTGACTCCACATACAGAAAACTCCTTTAGGACTCTGGCTCATTGTCCAATAGTTTCTGCTTGGATTGCACTCCTGATGTTGTGTGAATATTTAGTGATTTACGGATTGCTAAACAGAGTACTATTCTGGATTGAGCTATTATCCCAGGCCTCCCAGGGCTGAGTTGTAATGGGGATGTCACTGctcatttaaaatgtatgcaCACTGACCGTATTTTCTGCcctgtttctcttctgctcagAAACAAGCAAGATACCAATCCACAAGGCTGTCAGTATAGGCACAACCTGATTACTCTTTCAGCAGATGCTCTGTTTATCATTAATGAAACAATTAATAAGCATATGAAATACTTAGCTCATTGTAAGTTAGTTACCTGGCTAGTTTGGTGCTTTTGTTATAATGCTCACTGcagatatatttgaaatatatgttAGGGTTTGTAGTGGATGCCAGAAATTCCTGGTCTTGCTCTCAGCTAGAGCAGTTTCTGCTTTGGGGCTTGTGGGTTTTTATGATAATGGTCGTAGTGTCTTGTCAAATGGGAGCGTCTCCTGTCTTTCACTGAAAGTACTCTTCATTAGAAATACTCCACTTCTGACTGAAATTATTCTCCTGAAAATCACTCCCTGCTGAGCCTCCCACCCTTCAGCTGAAATACTTGTTTCTTATGAGCATCAAAGCAGTGACAGTGTGTACTGGACATACCGCACAATTGACAGATTTCCTGGCACAAACGGAGGTACATTAAGTACAGCAGCTTGAAAACTTTTATGTTTTGGAGGAGTGATGTAAAGAAGAGTGAGGAAATTATTCTTGCAAGTTCAAGAAATGCTGCCTGTTCTTAGTTTCAAACATTTCCATTATATTCATCTGCCTCTGTGTGCGTGCCTTTGCACCTCACTGACACCAGCTAAAACTAATGCCATTAGAAAAGCTCCTTTGTTATTCCGCTAACAGAAGTTTGTCTCTTACCTCTTTACAGTGCGGTCCTGTGGCTGGAGTATAGGGTCCTTTTTGGGGAAATCTCAAGGAACTCCTTCTGATgacagcaaaaccaaataaaGGCAGCAACGGTGAAAACAGGAAGATGATTCAAAAAGAACGCACGGTTGCAGAGTTGCTGAGGGTGGCGAGGGGAACCCCTCTATATAGTGTCCTTCCAGCTCTGATAGCGCATTATCAGCTCAGTCACACAACAGAGCAGGGggaggacaccccagctctgaAGAGCAGGCTTCGTCCCAGCTGAGCTCTTGGCACTGACGTTGCTGCTGTTGTTATAGATATGAATATACTGTATGACTATTCCAGTGTTCGTGGTGCTTACTAAAGGCTGCTACTGAACTCTCAGCCATGAACACAGACTTCTTGGAGTCCCCTGATTATTTTAGGAGGGTGGAGAGAAGCATTGTTTGGTGGAAGTCTGGTATTAATAGACACAACAGGACATTTCAGAATGGGATAATTCCATAATGGTaggagtggggagggggagaggggcggcTGCTATGGTAACAGCTTAGCCTGTCCAACACTTCCCTTTGCTTGCATAGAGGAGGGTCTATGGGATGGCAGAGAGGGTTTGTGAGTGGGGAGGGGTTGATAATGGTTTATCAGTGGAAATGGCTGAAGGCATCTTATTCAGCTGAATGAGAGGGGTCTCTTTCAGGACACTTGCTTCAGGGTCCCTATGTCCTGCCCCGTATAATTACTCTGCATTTGACAGTGCCGAATAAAATTGATGCCTTTATACTGAGATGAGCACAGCTGCATGTTTCCTTATAATGGGGTGCTGTCTGCTTTTTCTGGACTCCGTCTGGGCAGGCAGTAGTTCCAGCCCTGGAGAGAGACACTTGCTGACAGGAGGACTCAGATTTGGAGAGAATAATAATGATACTTAGCACTTAGACAGGCGCCTGCCAGCTGAGGGTCATAAATGTTTGAGGTCTCACAACAACATCTGTGTTGTAttcttattcccattttacagatctAAGGGTTAGTGATTCATCACAGCAGAATTTTGGAAGGGGCCCTGCAAAGAACCCACTGCTTCAGCCATAAATCTGCCCTTTCCGTTtgaacttttccttttgtctggTGTCTTTTGAGAATGACCTGTAAATCTCAGCAAGTGTTTCACATAGTGATATAGTGAAAGGAATTAAGCAGGCTTGTCTGTTTTGTGACAGAGAAACCCACAGAAGtaatttctctgtcattttcGTTTTATCATAAATTCTTCCCAGCCTGCAGCGTTGCAGCTAGAGGGTTAGGTAATAGGCAAGTGAACAGAACAGCTTCTCCTCAGAGCTCTTAAATATTGGGATAAAACTGGCGGATTCCATCAGCCTTTAGAGAAGTTTTTTATGTGTTTACCCGGGCTTGTCTACCAGAAATTTTGCTTACCTACCTTTTCAGGATTGTACTTGCAATATGTTCTAGAATATGTGATAGGAACACAGTTGCATTTATCACATAAAGTTGCATggttctttaatttctttaacttAGGACTAAAAGGAATTTGTAGGCAGAAGAGCTAGTGTTCAATGGTCTCTTGTTTGTCCTAGCTATTGAAGGCTAAGGAATCCAGCCATGGTAAAGGCATTCGAGCAATGTgctttgatttaatattttttattctctctcctcAACTCCCTCCCAGTGCTGTAATGCCTCTGTTATGGCTGGATCCCATAGTTAGTAATAGAGAGAGAGTGTTGCCACCTTTCCTTGCCCACCTCTCCAAAAGGATCTAGAAGAACTGGAAAGGATACCTAGAAGAATGACAGGGTGATATCCCTGATGGGATATAAATCAGTGTATGTTGGAGGAGTATTCTAAGGGAATACTGCCTTAGTCACTCTGTGACTGCTCTATCCGCATGTTCTTTTCTGTGCAACTGGTGTGAAAGATAGGATactaaaataattatgtttaGTCTGACCTCAGAAGACAAGTCTTCTGTTACATAAACTACATCCTACAGCATGCACTGTGTGTTGTTTTAGGAGAAAGAATTTCTtagtgttttctcttctttactTTGTTCAACTAGGCATCTGTGCAGGCCATGCCATAACCGTGAAAAAGCTAAGGGACTGGGCAAGTACATCTGTCAGAAGTGCCACCTGATAATTGATGAGCAGCC
The sequence above is drawn from the Chroicocephalus ridibundus chromosome 6, bChrRid1.1, whole genome shotgun sequence genome and encodes:
- the GPR17 gene encoding uracil nucleotide/cysteinyl leukotriene receptor codes for the protein MNGPADPSSLLLNCSNQSKFSLETSEQCGKETHLENILFATFYFLDFILAFVGNALALWLFVRDQKSGTPANVFLMHLAVADLSFVLVLPTRLVYHLSGNHWPFGEIPCRLTGFLFYLNMYASIYFLTCISVDRFLAIVHPVKSIKLRRSLYAHLACAFLWVIVGVAMAPLLLSVQTVKMKNTTVCLQLYREKASRHALVSLAVAFTFPFVTIMTCYLLIIQSLKGGNRVEKHLKEKAIKMIIMVLMIFLICFVPYHVNRYIYILHYNGTKTSCETQRLLALSNRITSCLTSLNGAFDPVMYFFVAEKFREALCNLFCAKTTVMLPQTYEGKTNESSLSAKSEL